The Humulus lupulus chromosome 4, drHumLupu1.1, whole genome shotgun sequence genome has a window encoding:
- the LOC133832096 gene encoding uncharacterized protein LOC133832096 translates to MSANRLSEEYKNGVDFFLRFCLENGGDPNFTCCPCLKCFNVTKLSFNKIKEHLFFNGIDRSYKIWYSHGEKPPNIPDPPSRISKVRRNIDEVNWDSLDEMIDDAHYGTIVDPNKFETLLSDDEKPIYPDCKRFTKLSTLLRLFNLKAKHGWSDRSLTELLSFLKELLPECNEMPMSFYEAKKTICSLGMEYEKIHACPNDCILYRNRFSDAESCPTCGNDIDVYLTPLIDDLKTLWNEGVRVYDAYKQEEFSLRVALLWTINDFSAYGNLSGFSVKGYKACPICEEETCSQYLKHSRKVCYMGHRKFLKSNHILELGRRHLMANKSVGRLPDL, encoded by the exons atgtcagcgaataggttatctgagGAGTACAAGAACGGAGTTgattttttcttaaggttttgtttggAGAATGGGGGAGACCCAAACTTTACTTGTTGTCCATGTCTAAAGTGTTTTAATGTAACAAAGTTGAGTTTCAATAAGATCAAAGAACACTTATTCTTTAATGGGATTGACAGAAGTTATAAGATATGGTATAGTCATGGGGAGAAACCCCCTAATATACCAGATCCCCCTAGTAGGATTAGTAAAGTTAGGAGGAATATAGATGAAGTGAattgggattcattggatgaaatgattgatgatgcacattATGGAACAATAGTAGACCCAAACAAGTTTGAGACACTACTTAGTGACGATGAGAAACCGATTTACCCTGATTGTAAAAGATTTACAAAGTTATCAACGCTTCTAAGGTTGTTTAATTTGAAGGCAAAACATGGATGGAGTGATCGAAGTTTGACAGAATTACTTAGTTTTTTGAAAGAATTGTTGCCTGAATGTAATGAGATGCCAATGTCATTTTATGAGGCCAAGAAAACAATATGTTCATTAGGCATGGAGTATGAAAAAATCCATGCATGCCCTAATGATTGCATACTATACCGAAATAGGTTTTCTGATGCAGAATCATgccctacttgtg GGAATGACATTGATGTCTATCTAACTCCTCTTATTGATGACTTAAAAACTTTGTGGAATGAAGGGGTTAGGGTTTACGATGCATACAAGCAAGAAGAGTTTAGCCTTAGAGTGGCATTGTTGTGGACAATCAATGACTTttctgcttatggaaatttatcagGTTTTAGTGTGAAAGGCTATAAAGCttgtcccatttgtgaagaagaaacaTGCTCTCAGTACTTGAAACACTCCCGTAAAGTTTGTTATATGGGACACAGGAAGTTCTTGAAGAGTAATCATATACTTgaacttggaagaaggcatttaATGGCGAACAAGAGTGTGGGGAGGCTCCCCGACCTTTAA